In a genomic window of Pangasianodon hypophthalmus isolate fPanHyp1 chromosome 1, fPanHyp1.pri, whole genome shotgun sequence:
- the ahr1a gene encoding aryl hydrocarbon receptor 1a, giving the protein METTSTKNIYASRKRRKPALKSVKESSAEAAKSNPSKRHRDRLNGELDRLASLLPFQQDVITKLDKLTVLRLSVGCLRAKSHFRTVLKTSSSNQPANNDAKTHVQELPEGELLLQVINGFVLVVTSNGTVFYVSSTVQDYLGFQQTDIIHQSVYDLIHTEDRAEFHRQLHWALNPSNSPDTGQLVQATQDSQLPHTYYNPEQLPPENSAFLERNFMCRLRCLLNNSSGFLAMNFQGRLKFLHGQNEKTPEGKPIPPQLALFALACPLQPPSILEIRAKNFIFRTKHKLDFTPTACDAKGKIVLGYTEAELCYRGSGYQFIHAADMLYCAENHIRMIKTGESGLTVFRLLTKQSGWVWVQANARLIYKNGRPDFIIASQRVLTDEEGEETLKKRSLMLPFSFTTGEAVLYDMNLTKSLSGTPSGPESIPSVAPGDSNQLKLPSGLDPNSLLGSMLKQDESIYVSPSGSDEPMRTRDPEEEEEELGGIFSSNWQKNILSLPETSLFKPDPAISSGGEESSCELMSFMGSLGITPEDLDLLQQEELFLNIELDGQYGFEDFTDDVLSYVQESLRNKVDFALPSSIQANLEERCLPSIAPQPQPPSQPSMIPWSQSQQLFLHSPLMSQSQQQHSSFLVEPSEPKMQQFIPKQSYSQPQQSPSMQDRQQNHQGSLQAQAHLYKQPSITPPGLQLNPQQQSAVNHKHVYQPELSCFFCPEKEVYHTLNHPEVNGSDSVSVTESSSIDQRLPVVLQSGLQQPGSFYLETNHLPQGCPYMNQLNTVSVNCNQELAPSYIPTGHSHMGEYLEEVLTCLDSVDHEKHGQSAELHGGSHALCAQSSLDHSMLQQPYIGQNGVLGSLQGSFEEEGIGGLAAQPPQQHSSDSRPYPDVSLGYM; this is encoded by the exons TGTGAAGGAGTCTTCAGCTGAAGCTGCAAAGTCAAATCCCTCTAAGAGGCACCGTGATCGACTGAATGGAGAACTGGACCGGCTGGCCAGCCTGCTGCCTTTTCAACAGGATGTCATCACtaaactggacaaactaacagtTCTCAGGCTGAGCGTTGGCTGTCTGCGAGCCAAGAGTCATTTCAGAA CTGTCCTGAAAACCAGCAGCTCTAATCAACCAGCAAACAATGATGCAAAAACACATGTTCAGGAGTTGCCAGAAGGTGAACTACTGTTACAG GTCATAAATGGATTTGTATTGGTGGTCACCTCTAATGGTACAGTTTTTTATGTCTCTTCAACTGTTCAGGACTATCTCGGGTTCCAGCAG ACAGATATCATCCATCAGAGTGTTTATGACCTTATTCACACAGAAGACAGGGCTGAGTTTCACAGGCAACTCCACTGGGCTCTCAACCCCAGTAACTCTCCAGACACTGGGCAACTAGTGCAAG ctACCCAAGATTCACAGTTACCCCATACATATTACAACCCTGAGCAGTTACCACCAGAGAACTCTGCCTTTCTGGAACGAAATTTCATGTGCAGGTTAAGATGTCTACTGAACAACTCATCTGGCTTTCTG GCCATGAACTTTCAGGGCCGTTTAAAGTTCTTGCATGGTCAGAATGAAAAGACTCCAGAGGGCAAACCCATTCCACCTCAGCTGGCCTTATTTGCCCTGGCCTGTCCACTCCAGCCACCCTCCATTCTGGAGATCCGTGCCAAAAACTTCATCTTCAGGACCAAACACAAACTGGACTTTACCCCAACTGCATGCGATGCCAA AGGGAAGATTGTGCTGGGCTACACAGAGGCAGAGCTGTGCTACCGTGGCTCAGGCTACCAATTTATTCATGCAGCAGACATGCTATACTGTGCTGAGAATCACATACGCA TGATAAAGACGGGTGAGAGTGGGTTGACTGTATTTAGGCTGCTTACCAAACAGAGTGGCTGGGTTTGGGTGCAGGCTAATGCCAGACTCATCTACAAAAACGGCCGACCTGACTTTATCATTGCCTCTCAAAGAGTACTTAC GGacgaagaaggagaagaaaccCTAAAGAAGCGTAGCCTCATGCTCCCCTTCAGCTTCACCACAGGAGAGGCTGTACTGTATGACATGAACCTGACCAAGTCCCTTAGTGGAACTCCCTCTGGCCCAGAATCTATTCCATCTGTTGCTCCAGGAGACAGTAACCAACTGAAACTCCCTAGTGGACTAGATCCCAACTCTCTCTTGGGCTCTATGCTGAAACAAGATGAGTCTATCTATGTGAGCCCTTCAGGTTCAGATGAGCCGATGAGAACTCGGGAccctgaggaagaggaggaggagcttggtGGGATCTTTTCCAGTAACTGGCAAAAGAacattctttctctccctgaGACCTCTCTCTTTAAACCAGATCCTGCCATCAGCTCTGGAGGAGAAGAGAGCAGCTGTGAGCTCATGAGCTTCATGGGCAGTCTGGGGATCACTCCAGAAGATTTAGACCTTCTACAACAAGAAGAGCTGTTCCTTAACATAGAGCTGGATGGTCAATATGGCTTCGAAGACTTTACTGATGATGTTCTCTCCTATGTGCAAGAGTCTCTTAGGAATAAGGTGGACTTTGCACTTCCCAGCAGCATTCAGGCCAATCTGGAGGAGAGGTGTCTCCCTAGTATTGCACCTCAGCCACAGCCTCCATCACAGCCATCAATGATCCCATGGTCACAGAGTCAGCAGCTATTTTTACATAGTCCTTTAATGTCACAGTCCCAGCAGCAACACTCTTCTTTTCTTGTTGAGCCTTCAGAGCCAAAGATGCAACAGTTTATACCAAAGCAATCCTATTCACAACCTCAGCAATCCCCTTCTATGCAAGATAGGCAGCAAAATCATCAGGGGTCTCTTCAAGCACAGGCTCATCTATACAAACAGCCAAGCATAACACCACCTGGACTTCAGTTGAATCCACAACAGCAGTCAGCAGTGAACCACAAGCATGTATACCAACCTGAGCTTTCATGCTTCTTTTGCCCTGAGAAGGAAGTGTATCATACACTGAATCATCCTGAGGTGAATGGCAGTGACAGTGTTTCTGTTACTGAGAGCAGCTCCATTGACCAGCGGCTGCCAGTTGTCTTACAGTCTGGATTGCAACAACCTGGAAGCTTTTACCTTGAAACCAACCATTTGCCTCAGGGATGTCCCTATATGAACCAGTTAAACACTGTGTCTGTTAACTGCAACCAAGAACTTGCCCCCTCTTACATTCCTACAGGACACTCACATATGGGTGAGTATCTGGAGGAGGTGCTAACCTGCTTGGATTCTGTGGATCATGAGAAGCATGGGCAGTCTGCAGAGCTCCATGGAGGAAGTCATGCACTCTGTGCACAGTCTAGCCTCGATCATAGCATGCTTCAGCAGCCATACATAGGCCAG AATGGTGTGCTTGGAAGTCTTCAGGGGAGCTTTGAAGAGGAGGGTATTGGCGGCCTCGCAGCACAGCCTCCTCAGCAGCATTCTAGTGACAGCAGGCCCTACCCAGATGTCTCCCTGGGATACATGTGA